In the Malaclemys terrapin pileata isolate rMalTer1 chromosome 12, rMalTer1.hap1, whole genome shotgun sequence genome, one interval contains:
- the CBLN4 gene encoding cerebellin-4 → MGASTRALSMVPTVILALVLPSLPVWAQNDTEPIVLEGKCLVVCDSNPATDAKGSSSSPLGISVRAANSKVAFSAVRSTNHEPSEMSNKTRIIYFDQILVNVGNFFTLESVFVAPRKGIYSFSFHVIKVYQSQTIQVNLMLNGKPVISAFAGDKDVTREAATNGVLLYLDKEDKVYLKLEKGNLVGGWQYSTFSGFLVFPL, encoded by the exons ATGGGCGCTTCAACCAGGGCGCTGTCCATGGTCCCTACCGTGATTCTCGCCCTGGTTCTCCCCAGCCTCCCGGTCTGGGCGCAGAACGACACGGAGCCCATCGTCCTGGAAGGGAAATGCCTGGTGGTTTGTGATTCCAACCCGGCCACCGATGCCAAGGGCTCGTCCTCCTCCCCCTTGGGGATCTCGGTGCGGGCTGCGAACTCGAAGGTCGCCTTCTCGGCCGTGAGGAGCACCAACCACGAGCCCTCGGAAATGAGCAACAAAACCCGGATCATCTACTTCGATCAG aTCCTAGTAAATGTGGGCAATtttttcacattggagtctgtctTTGTAGCACCAAGAAAAGGAATTTACAGTTTCAGTTTTCATGTAATTAAAGTCTATCAGAGTCAAACAATCCAG GTTAATCTAATGCTAAATGGAAAACCAGTAATTTCTGCCTTTGCTGGGGACAAAGATGTCACTCGTGAAGCTGCAACTAATGGAGTCCTGCTCTATCTAGACAAGGAGGATAAGGTTTACCTGAAACTAGAGAAAGGTAATCTAGTTGGTGGATGGCAGTACTCTACATTTTCTGGGTTTCTGGTCTTCCCTCTGTAA